In the genome of Clostridiales bacterium, one region contains:
- the uvrC gene encoding excinuclease ABC subunit UvrC — MFDISEQLKLLPDKPGVYIMKNKDGHIIYIGKAVSLKNRVRQYFQNSKNHSPKVKAMVENISEFEYIITDSELEALILECNLIKKHKPKYNILLKDDKHYPYIKVTINEKFPRIMMTRKIEKDRAKYFGPYSSSYTVRETLDTIKKLFPVRTCGRAIGKNKKERPCLNYYIGRCLAPCQGDVNCEEYGNMIKNICMFLSGKQDELLSDLEDRMNKASENMEYEKAADYRDKIAAIKQINEKQKIISTDMEDEDIIAYARSKDKTCIQIFFIRTGKLIGREHYMFEETDISSPKEILTEFIKQFYSGTVFIPKNILLQEDIDEKEIIESWLTEKKDSKVYIKVPQKGEKKEFVDMVAENAAIILKNFSDKLLKEKKMSEYAIGELASILNLDGIPHRIEAFDISNIQGVDPVGSMVVFIDGKPKNSEYRRFKIKTVTGANDYASMQEVIERRFRHGLEELRMLKEQNINYGKFSNFPDLLLIDGGNIQVNAAKEVLDGLNIDIPIYGMVKDDRHRTRDLVHDGKELNLSRNSDSFRLICRIQDEAHRFAISYHRSLRGKGVMISLLDGIEGIGQIRKRSLIKYFGNIDRIKESSIDEIKQVPGMNIKSARAVYDYFHRN, encoded by the coding sequence ATGTTTGATATATCCGAGCAGTTAAAGCTCCTTCCGGATAAGCCGGGAGTATATATAATGAAGAATAAGGACGGGCATATTATTTATATAGGCAAGGCTGTATCCCTTAAGAACAGGGTGAGGCAGTATTTCCAGAATTCCAAAAACCATTCTCCTAAAGTCAAGGCAATGGTAGAGAATATATCGGAGTTTGAATATATTATAACCGATTCCGAGCTTGAAGCCCTTATACTGGAGTGCAACCTTATAAAAAAACATAAGCCTAAATATAATATTCTTCTTAAAGATGACAAGCATTATCCGTATATAAAAGTTACGATCAATGAAAAGTTTCCAAGAATAATGATGACGAGAAAGATTGAAAAGGACAGGGCAAAATATTTCGGCCCGTATTCCAGTTCATATACGGTCAGGGAAACTTTGGATACCATAAAAAAGCTTTTTCCTGTGAGAACGTGCGGCAGAGCTATTGGGAAAAATAAAAAAGAGAGGCCTTGCCTCAATTATTATATCGGAAGATGCCTAGCTCCCTGTCAGGGTGATGTAAACTGCGAGGAGTACGGCAACATGATAAAGAATATATGCATGTTTTTATCCGGTAAACAGGATGAACTGTTATCGGATCTTGAAGACAGGATGAATAAAGCATCGGAAAATATGGAATATGAAAAGGCGGCCGATTACAGGGACAAGATTGCTGCAATAAAACAGATAAACGAAAAACAGAAAATTATATCCACCGATATGGAAGACGAGGATATAATAGCATATGCAAGATCCAAAGATAAAACTTGCATACAGATTTTCTTTATAAGGACGGGAAAGCTTATAGGCAGAGAACATTACATGTTTGAAGAGACCGATATATCGAGTCCGAAAGAAATACTTACCGAATTTATAAAACAGTTTTATTCGGGCACCGTATTTATTCCCAAAAACATACTTCTTCAGGAGGACATCGATGAAAAGGAAATAATCGAATCGTGGCTTACGGAGAAAAAGGATTCGAAGGTCTATATTAAGGTGCCTCAAAAGGGCGAAAAGAAGGAATTCGTGGATATGGTAGCAGAAAATGCCGCTATTATCCTTAAAAACTTCAGCGATAAACTTCTCAAAGAGAAGAAGATGTCCGAGTATGCCATCGGGGAGCTGGCGTCCATTTTGAATCTTGACGGGATACCCCACAGGATAGAGGCTTTCGATATATCCAACATACAGGGTGTGGATCCTGTAGGTTCCATGGTTGTTTTTATAGATGGGAAGCCCAAAAACAGCGAGTACAGAAGATTTAAAATAAAGACTGTAACAGGGGCAAATGACTATGCCAGCATGCAGGAAGTCATAGAAAGGCGTTTCAGGCATGGACTTGAAGAGCTCCGCATGCTGAAAGAACAAAATATCAACTATGGTAAATTTTCCAACTTTCCGGATCTACTGCTGATAGACGGAGGCAATATTCAGGTAAATGCCGCCAAAGAGGTTCTGGACGGACTTAATATAGATATTCCCATATACGGAATGGTCAAGGATGACAGGCACAGAACAAGGGACTTAGTGCATGATGGAAAGGAGCTTAATCTATCCAGAAATTCAGACTCCTTCAGACTCATATGCAGGATACAGGATGAGGCTCACAGGTTTGCCATAAGCTATCATAGGAGTTTAAGAGGGAAGGGCGTTATGATATCCTTGCTTGATGGAATAGAAGGTATTGGACAGATAAGGAAGAGATCTCTCATAAAGTATTTTGGAAATATAGATAGGATAAAGGAAAGCAGCATAGATGAGATTAAACAGGTTCCGGGGATGAACATTAAATCCGCCAGAGCGGTTTACGATTATTTTCACAGGAACTGA
- a CDS encoding phosphatase, translated as MKYEFDTHTHTIVSGHAYSTLLENAEYASKIGLKMIAVTDHGPAMPGGPHIFYFGNLRVVPDNLFGVEILRGVEANILDHDGKLDIPYGILKKLDLVIASLHDVCIKPGSVEENTKALINAMDNEYVDIIGHAGNPAFPIDIDLFVEKAKEKDVLIEINNSSLGTSRIGSYDNCYKIAKKAKEIGAKVVMGSDAHICFDIGNFKLAADLIEKAGIPEENIMNTDVGKLKRYLSDKTKKVVTDFCRHQDD; from the coding sequence ATGAAATATGAATTTGATACGCATACACATACGATTGTCAGCGGCCATGCATACAGCACTCTTCTGGAAAATGCCGAATATGCGTCGAAGATTGGGCTTAAGATGATCGCCGTAACAGATCATGGGCCGGCTATGCCCGGCGGACCTCATATATTTTATTTTGGAAATCTAAGAGTGGTACCTGATAATTTATTCGGTGTCGAGATATTAAGAGGAGTGGAGGCCAACATACTGGATCATGATGGAAAATTGGATATACCGTACGGGATACTTAAAAAACTGGATTTAGTAATCGCAAGCCTTCATGATGTTTGCATAAAACCGGGAAGCGTTGAAGAAAATACTAAAGCGCTTATCAATGCTATGGACAATGAATATGTCGATATTATAGGACATGCGGGGAATCCTGCATTTCCAATTGATATAGATTTATTCGTAGAAAAAGCGAAGGAAAAGGACGTACTGATAGAAATCAATAACAGTTCCCTTGGGACATCAAGGATAGGAAGCTATGATAATTGTTATAAGATTGCAAAGAAGGCGAAAGAGATAGGAGCAAAAGTCGTTATGGGAAGCGATGCCCACATATGCTTTGACATAGGCAATTTTAAACTGGCAGCCGACCTTATAGAAAAGGCCGGCATACCTGAAGAGAATATAATGAACACAGATGTTGGAAAACTAAAAAGGTATCTTTCAGACAAAACTAAAAAGGTGGTTACCGATTTTTGCCGGCATCAGGACGATTAA
- a CDS encoding C39 family peptidase, whose product MKKFLFVSALSLVLCSAICGCTVKNVQPIESKDNSGKAYWINDGAGKAYSIEITGVPVIGQMPELPTGCEATSAAMLLQWAGVDTNKVDVANNIKKGHVPVLKNGKLYGPNPNNVFVGDPFSNFGYGTFHKPIADVINMYLEDKACDVTGASIDDLYKILNSGRPVIVWATIHMVEPKVSKIWYDENGDKVTWMIPEHALLLVGYTQAHVIVHDPYTGNKEHYSKSVFESVWKAMGSQAVTIWANKNG is encoded by the coding sequence TTGAAAAAATTTTTATTTGTTTCTGCATTATCATTAGTATTATGCTCTGCCATATGCGGATGTACCGTTAAAAACGTCCAGCCGATAGAGTCCAAGGATAATAGCGGCAAGGCTTATTGGATAAATGATGGCGCGGGCAAAGCCTACTCGATAGAGATCACCGGCGTGCCTGTAATAGGCCAGATGCCGGAACTCCCAACAGGATGCGAAGCCACTTCTGCCGCAATGCTGCTCCAATGGGCCGGAGTTGATACAAATAAAGTAGATGTAGCAAATAATATTAAAAAGGGCCATGTACCAGTATTAAAAAATGGAAAGCTTTACGGGCCAAACCCAAATAACGTATTTGTCGGCGATCCATTTTCCAATTTTGGATATGGCACCTTTCACAAACCTATAGCAGATGTTATAAATATGTATCTTGAAGACAAGGCTTGTGATGTTACAGGTGCTTCAATCGATGACCTTTACAAAATACTCAATTCGGGAAGACCTGTTATCGTATGGGCAACTATCCATATGGTTGAACCAAAGGTATCGAAAATCTGGTACGATGAAAATGGGGATAAAGTCACATGGATGATTCCGGAACATGCGCTGCTGCTTGTAGGATATACACAAGCCCACGTAATAGTTCACGATCCTTATACGGGAAATAAGGAACATTACTCCAAATCGGTATTTGAAAGTGTATGGAAAGCCATGGGAAGCCAGGCGGTGACGATTTGGGCAAATAAAAACGGTTAA
- a CDS encoding HAMP domain-containing sensor histidine kinase, which produces MIFIAIFIVSLVLSRHITKPVRKLINSTERISKGDFDSKIDIDSEDEIGELAGRFKIMVQRIRGQIRIIERDRDDLKEAQMHSKVFFDNVTHELKTPLTTILGYAQIIKENGFSDKNFFDKGIFCIINESKRMNKMVVQVLEISKFNSSGSKYQFKRVNFSELIVKTCDEMGIKARKYGINIRCLIQDGLAIYGDEDKLKEIIINLIDNSIKYGNVNSDVECKAYHEGNHIFVKIKDKGKGIPKECIDNLFEPFYRISKRFSREKGSVGLGLTIVKKIVERHNGTVNIKSVENIGTEVTLDFKGENND; this is translated from the coding sequence ATGATTTTTATTGCTATATTCATCGTATCGTTGGTTCTATCGAGACATATTACAAAACCTGTAAGAAAGCTTATAAATAGTACCGAACGAATATCCAAGGGAGATTTCGATTCGAAAATAGATATTGACTCAGAAGATGAAATAGGAGAACTGGCTGGGAGATTTAAAATTATGGTGCAGAGAATAAGGGGGCAGATAAGGATTATCGAAAGAGATCGGGATGATCTTAAAGAAGCCCAGATGCACAGCAAGGTATTTTTCGATAATGTGACCCATGAGCTTAAGACCCCTCTTACTACAATACTTGGATATGCGCAGATTATAAAGGAGAATGGTTTCTCCGACAAAAATTTTTTTGATAAGGGAATTTTCTGCATAATAAATGAAAGCAAGCGGATGAACAAAATGGTGGTACAGGTGCTGGAAATATCAAAATTTAATTCCTCAGGGTCCAAATATCAATTTAAAAGAGTAAATTTTTCTGAACTTATAGTAAAAACATGCGATGAAATGGGCATAAAGGCAAGGAAATACGGAATCAATATACGCTGTTTAATACAAGATGGCCTTGCCATATACGGTGATGAAGATAAGCTTAAGGAAATTATCATTAATCTGATAGATAATTCGATTAAATATGGGAATGTCAATTCTGACGTGGAATGTAAAGCATATCACGAAGGTAACCATATATTTGTAAAGATAAAAGACAAGGGAAAGGGTATACCAAAAGAATGCATTGATAATTTGTTTGAGCCGTTTTACAGAATATCGAAAAGGTTTTCGAGAGAAAAGGGCAGTGTCGGACTGGGGCTTACAATCGTAAAAAAGATAGTGGAAAGGCATAATGGTACTGTAAATATAAAAAGCGTTGAAAATATAGGAACGGAAGTGACACTTGACTTTAAAGGTGAGAATAATGATTAA
- the murB gene encoding UDP-N-acetylmuramate dehydrogenase: protein MKKSDVIKRIISVVGEDNVKINEPMSRHTSFKVGGPADIFVTPGSDLEIRDVLKIFRDNGFPVYVMGNGTNLIVRDKGIRGAVLKIYDRFNAISIHGDTLSADAGALLSCVSKQALEAGLKGIEFACGIPGTVGGAIAMNAGAYNGEIKDVVYSVDAIDNDFNIITISGPKLEFGYRISTISKYGYTALRARFKLGHGNYEDIKDRMETLTRRRKEKQPLNLPSAGSTFKRPEGHFAAKLIEDSNLKGVSVGGAEVSKMHSGFIVNNGNASASDILELINIVIDEVYKKFNVRLEPEVKIIGEE, encoded by the coding sequence TTGAAAAAGAGTGATGTTATAAAAAGGATCATATCCGTTGTTGGAGAAGACAATGTTAAAATAAATGAACCGATGAGCAGGCATACATCGTTTAAAGTCGGCGGACCTGCAGACATATTTGTCACGCCGGGAAGCGATCTTGAGATAAGGGATGTGCTTAAGATATTCCGCGATAATGGCTTTCCTGTATATGTGATGGGAAACGGTACAAACCTTATTGTGAGGGACAAGGGCATAAGGGGTGCGGTGCTGAAAATATATGACAGGTTCAATGCCATAAGCATCCATGGGGATACATTATCCGCAGATGCCGGTGCACTTCTTTCATGTGTATCAAAACAGGCTCTTGAGGCAGGGCTTAAGGGAATAGAATTTGCATGCGGCATACCGGGCACGGTAGGAGGTGCCATTGCCATGAATGCCGGCGCATATAATGGTGAAATAAAGGATGTAGTGTACTCTGTGGATGCAATAGATAATGATTTCAATATTATAACTATAAGCGGTCCAAAACTGGAATTCGGATACAGGATAAGCACTATAAGCAAGTACGGATACACTGCGCTCAGGGCTAGATTTAAACTGGGGCATGGAAACTATGAAGATATAAAAGACAGGATGGAAACGCTTACGAGAAGGAGAAAGGAAAAGCAGCCCCTTAACCTTCCTAGTGCAGGCAGCACGTTTAAAAGGCCTGAAGGGCATTTTGCAGCGAAGCTTATTGAAGACTCAAACCTGAAGGGTGTAAGTGTGGGCGGCGCAGAAGTATCAAAAATGCATTCCGGATTTATTGTAAACAACGGGAATGCTTCTGCATCTGACATATTGGAGCTTATAAATATCGTAATAGATGAAGTGTATAAGAAATTCAATGTCCGTCTCGAACCGGAAGTCAAGATAATAGGAGAAGAGTAA